In Sphingomonas phyllosphaerae, one DNA window encodes the following:
- a CDS encoding MFS transporter — protein MTDQRPAPLKAGGNIRWVICALLFFATTINYIDRQVIGILKPTLQSELGWSEIDYGTIVFWFQAAYAIGLLACGPIIDKVGSKLGYAAAITLWSVAAMVHALVRSPGGFAMARFALGLGEAANFPAAIKSVAEWFPKKERALAAGILNAGANVGAIATPIVVPMIALSYGWQAAFLITGGLGFLWLAAWLLFYRAPAQHPRVGAQELAYITADQDNDAGTAPIPWGQLFRRRATWAFVIAKFLTDPVWYLFLFWLPDFFAKRHGLDLKTFGPPLIAVYLLADVGSIGGGWLSSALIKRGFSVNAGRKLALLASAILVTPIVFASSVSSLTAAVAIIGLAAAAHQGWSSNLYTMVSDTFPRTSIASVMGIGGAAGAVGGMIMAKYVGQVLETVGTYVPVFLWAGSAYLIALLLVHLLVPRLDNKAAR, from the coding sequence ATGACCGATCAACGACCTGCTCCACTCAAGGCCGGTGGCAACATCCGCTGGGTGATCTGCGCCCTGCTGTTCTTCGCCACCACGATCAATTACATCGATCGGCAGGTCATCGGCATCCTCAAACCGACGCTACAGTCGGAGCTCGGCTGGTCCGAGATCGATTACGGCACGATCGTCTTCTGGTTTCAGGCCGCTTATGCGATCGGGCTGCTGGCGTGCGGCCCGATCATCGACAAGGTCGGCTCGAAGCTCGGCTATGCCGCGGCGATCACCTTGTGGAGCGTCGCAGCCATGGTTCACGCGCTGGTGCGCAGCCCCGGTGGGTTCGCGATGGCACGTTTTGCTCTGGGACTGGGCGAGGCGGCCAATTTCCCGGCGGCCATCAAGTCGGTGGCGGAGTGGTTCCCCAAAAAGGAACGCGCACTGGCGGCGGGCATCCTCAACGCCGGTGCCAATGTCGGTGCGATCGCGACACCGATCGTCGTGCCGATGATCGCGCTTAGCTACGGCTGGCAGGCGGCATTCCTCATCACCGGTGGCTTGGGTTTTCTGTGGCTGGCGGCGTGGCTGCTCTTCTATCGAGCCCCCGCACAGCATCCACGGGTCGGCGCGCAGGAGCTGGCCTATATCACCGCCGATCAGGACAATGACGCTGGCACGGCGCCGATCCCGTGGGGGCAATTGTTTCGCCGCCGCGCGACCTGGGCGTTCGTGATCGCCAAGTTCCTGACCGATCCGGTCTGGTATCTGTTCCTCTTCTGGCTGCCCGACTTCTTCGCCAAGCGCCACGGGCTGGACCTCAAGACGTTCGGCCCGCCACTGATCGCCGTCTATCTGCTTGCCGACGTCGGCAGCATCGGCGGCGGCTGGCTCTCGTCGGCGCTCATCAAGCGCGGCTTCAGCGTCAACGCCGGGCGAAAGCTCGCCTTGCTCGCCTCCGCGATCTTGGTGACGCCGATCGTGTTCGCCAGCAGCGTATCGAGCCTGACGGCGGCGGTGGCGATCATCGGTCTGGCAGCCGCTGCGCATCAGGGCTGGTCCTCGAACCTCTACACGATGGTGTCGGACACCTTCCCGCGCACCTCGATCGCCTCGGTGATGGGGATCGGCGGCGCGGCCGGCGCGGTTGGCGGCATGATCATGGCCAAATACGTCGGCCAGGTGCTGGAAACGGTGGGCACCTATGTTCCGGTGTTCCTGTGGGCCGGCAGCGCTTATCTGATCGCGCTGTTGCTCGTGCACCTGCTGGTGCCGCGGCTGGATAATAAGGCAGCCCGCTGA
- a CDS encoding FAD:protein FMN transferase: MGTRVELHRFGGGAPEALAMAQRAIELVDDALTIHRPSSATAMNEALRHGRTAAIEDPILFDALIQIDDARDVTAGLFDPSVDARHASFGWRDIRLDRRAATIACAAPIALDFGGFGKGYALDRAATALRDAGVGCALLSAGESSIAVIGEHPLGGEWSFAIPDPRDAGRPLIEVALVDEALSVSATIGAGIAAPERGAMLRPGDATPIVAPRTAVVIDRSGALAEMLSTALIVADDAAARRLHDGARRMLFELEPDAPTRMFV, translated from the coding sequence ATGGGAACGCGCGTCGAGCTGCACCGCTTCGGTGGCGGCGCACCGGAGGCGCTGGCAATGGCGCAGCGGGCGATCGAGCTGGTCGACGACGCACTGACCATTCACCGGCCTTCGTCCGCGACGGCGATGAACGAAGCGCTGCGCCATGGCCGGACCGCCGCGATCGAGGATCCGATCCTGTTCGACGCGCTGATCCAGATCGACGACGCGCGCGACGTGACGGCCGGGCTGTTCGACCCGAGCGTCGATGCGCGGCACGCGTCGTTCGGATGGCGCGACATCCGGCTGGATCGTCGTGCGGCGACGATCGCCTGTGCCGCGCCGATCGCGCTTGATTTCGGTGGTTTCGGCAAGGGTTATGCGCTCGACCGCGCGGCAACGGCGTTGCGTGATGCCGGGGTCGGATGCGCGTTGCTGTCGGCGGGCGAGAGCTCGATCGCCGTGATCGGCGAGCATCCCCTCGGAGGCGAATGGTCGTTCGCGATCCCGGACCCGCGCGATGCCGGACGGCCATTGATCGAGGTCGCGCTGGTCGACGAGGCGCTGTCGGTGTCGGCAACGATCGGCGCCGGGATTGCTGCGCCCGAGCGGGGGGCGATGCTGCGACCGGGCGATGCCACGCCGATCGTCGCGCCGCGCACCGCGGTCGTGATCGACCGCAGCGGCGCGCTGGCCGAAATGTTGAGTACCGCCTTGATCGTGGCGGATGACGCCGCCGCGCGACGGCTGCATGATGGCGCCAGGCGGATGCTCTTCGAGCTTGAGCCTGACGCACCGACCAGGATGTTCGTTTGA
- the glpK gene encoding glycerol kinase GlpK — MAGPQHILAIDQGTTSTRAIVFDAGTNPVSTAQREFAQHYPQPGWVEHDPEDIWRDTLATAREAVADSGVGAAGIAGIGITNQRETVVVWDRATGKAIHNAIVWQDRRTAELCARLKEAGHESDVRAKTGLLLDPYFSATKLAWILDHVDGARARAEQGELAFGTIDSFLLWRLTGGAVHATDITNASRTLLYDIHAQRWDEALCALFDVPMALLPEVHDNSHIFGHTADGLFDTAIPIAGVAGDQQAALFGQACFATGMVKSTYGTGCFMLLNTGEEAVTSEHRLLTTPAYRLDGKVTYALEGSIFIAGAAVKWLRDGIGVITHARDTDDMATQVPDSHGVYMVPAFVGLGAPHWDPDARGAIFGLTLGSTQAHLARAALEAVGYQTMDLADAMVADGGDPPATIRVDGGMAANDWLCQFLADMLQVPVERPQHLETTALGAAFHAGLATGVWKDQDALAATWARGACFEPRMTGEARRTLAEGWHAALAKTLSVRN; from the coding sequence GTGGCGGGTCCGCAACATATTCTGGCGATCGATCAGGGAACCACCTCGACGCGGGCGATCGTCTTCGACGCCGGCACCAATCCGGTTTCGACCGCGCAACGCGAGTTCGCGCAACATTATCCGCAGCCGGGCTGGGTCGAGCACGATCCGGAAGACATCTGGCGCGACACGCTGGCGACTGCACGCGAGGCGGTGGCGGACAGCGGCGTCGGCGCGGCCGGCATCGCCGGTATCGGCATCACCAACCAGCGCGAAACGGTGGTGGTCTGGGACCGCGCCACCGGCAAAGCGATTCACAACGCGATCGTCTGGCAGGACCGCCGCACCGCCGAACTGTGCGCGCGATTGAAGGAAGCCGGGCACGAAAGCGACGTGCGCGCGAAGACCGGATTGTTGCTCGACCCCTATTTCTCGGCGACCAAGCTGGCGTGGATCCTCGACCATGTCGATGGTGCGCGGGCGCGCGCGGAGCAGGGCGAACTGGCGTTTGGGACGATCGACAGCTTCCTGTTGTGGCGGCTGACCGGCGGCGCGGTCCATGCGACCGACATCACCAACGCCAGCCGCACGTTGCTCTACGACATCCATGCGCAACGCTGGGACGAGGCGCTGTGTGCGTTGTTCGACGTACCCATGGCGTTGTTGCCCGAGGTGCACGACAACAGCCATATCTTCGGCCATACCGCAGACGGGCTGTTCGACACGGCGATCCCGATCGCAGGCGTGGCGGGCGACCAGCAGGCGGCGCTGTTCGGGCAGGCGTGTTTCGCGACGGGCATGGTCAAATCGACCTATGGCACCGGTTGTTTCATGCTGCTCAACACCGGCGAAGAGGCGGTGACCTCCGAGCATCGACTGCTGACCACGCCCGCCTATCGGCTGGACGGGAAGGTGACCTACGCCCTCGAAGGCTCGATCTTCATCGCCGGGGCGGCGGTGAAATGGCTGCGCGACGGGATCGGGGTCATCACCCATGCGCGCGATACCGATGATATGGCGACACAGGTGCCCGACAGCCACGGCGTCTATATGGTCCCGGCGTTCGTCGGGCTGGGGGCGCCGCATTGGGACCCGGACGCACGCGGCGCGATCTTCGGGCTGACACTGGGATCGACGCAGGCGCATCTGGCGCGCGCGGCACTGGAGGCGGTCGGATATCAGACGATGGATCTCGCCGATGCGATGGTCGCCGACGGCGGCGATCCGCCGGCGACGATCCGCGTCGATGGCGGGATGGCGGCCAACGACTGGCTGTGCCAGTTCCTCGCCGACATGTTGCAGGTGCCGGTCGAGCGCCCGCAGCATCTCGAGACGACCGCGCTGGGCGCGGCGTTCCATGCCGGGCTGGCGACGGGCGTGTGGAAGGATCAGGACGCATTGGCGGCGACCTGGGCGCGTGGCGCGTGCTTCGAGCCGAGGATGACCGGGGAAGCGCGCCGGACGCTGGCGGAAGGCTGGCACGCGGCGCTGGCCAAGACGCTGTCGGTACGGAACTAG
- a CDS encoding FadR/GntR family transcriptional regulator translates to MRKTESGGKLYRGIVDAIMSDIADGIYPVGARLPAERDLTERFKVSRPTVREAMIALEMQGIVEARKGSGVFVLATGAVDATRELDIGAFEITEARRLLEGEVAAVAATEIDAAQLAELRALLAQMEQSDVTVAEDADRRFHIAIAEATGNAVIIAAVTDFWDMRFRSPLAREVLVKAGSLGTESRMAEHGRILAALEARSPVDARNAMRDHLSRVIDHLLDVTETEAVERARAEATQRRHALARRAV, encoded by the coding sequence ATGCGCAAGACAGAAAGTGGCGGCAAGCTGTATCGCGGGATCGTCGATGCGATCATGAGCGACATTGCCGACGGCATCTATCCCGTCGGCGCGCGCCTCCCCGCCGAGCGCGACCTCACCGAGCGGTTCAAGGTGAGCCGCCCCACGGTGCGGGAAGCGATGATCGCTTTGGAAATGCAGGGTATCGTCGAGGCGCGCAAAGGGTCGGGCGTCTTCGTGCTCGCGACCGGTGCGGTCGACGCGACTCGAGAACTCGACATCGGCGCGTTCGAGATCACCGAGGCGCGACGGCTGCTCGAAGGCGAAGTTGCCGCGGTCGCCGCCACCGAGATCGACGCCGCGCAACTCGCCGAACTGCGCGCCCTGCTGGCGCAGATGGAGCAGAGCGACGTCACGGTCGCCGAGGACGCCGACCGCCGTTTCCACATTGCCATTGCCGAGGCGACCGGCAATGCGGTCATCATCGCCGCGGTCACCGATTTCTGGGACATGCGGTTTCGCTCGCCGCTCGCGCGCGAAGTGCTCGTCAAGGCGGGTAGTCTCGGGACCGAGAGCCGCATGGCGGAACATGGCCGCATCCTCGCCGCGCTCGAGGCACGCTCGCCGGTCGACGCACGCAACGCGATGCGCGACCATCTGAGCCGGGTCATCGACCATTTGCTCGACGTCACCGAAACCGAAGCGGTCGAGCGCGCGCGGGCCGAGGCGACGCAACGTCGCCACGCGCTCGCCCGTCGCGCGGTTTAG
- a CDS encoding TonB-dependent receptor produces MTSQHRYKRHLYVSISLMSMVAAAPLAAQTTAGQAPSPTAASADQDLPEGQVADIVVTGFRAALNNALNQKRNETAAIDSIVAEDIGKFPDSNLAESMQRIPGVALSRGDGGEGRNISVRGLGAQFTRVRINGMEGVSQVSGSDIRGGVATGRSFDFVTFPTEIFSALSVRKTMSADVEEGSLGATVDLRAPRPFDQKKDFVLSGTARGIYNDIRKDVDPRLSAIVSKKFGDTFGILGSIAYSKRHIDEYAYSAVDVVPTYVYGQAAPTGAANAGVIFPFCTPVGYSYRGLATNSPVPGYTQPNGVPIGADANNCSTNNPRTSTAAAYDYIMSRTGVSGRPGGGVYLPRLPRPVKSSQDQQRLAGTLTLQWKPSDNTDISLDGLYSRFKVNRLDAYFDARSFGRAISNNGQPLTSVREIEVDDNGSLIHGLFDGVDLRSEMQEERFTSEYRQANLNFDHRFSDTVRLFGLVGINESRLDVNRLQVAIDSNDTRNWSIDFRDNPDIPKIEYGIDTTNPALFRYGPPLTNGDQQGQLSNFIRRNVILSKTFELNGEWEAAQGFTVVAGGQYRTNKYTARERQLGTTTPLTLPTGVSIADFTYTTSGIGKNLDGQLQDFVSVDPTKFRNAVGLDNYAYCSIECARGTYGGVDEKYKSGYLMVRFDTKDVLPFGLRGDAGVRYVHTDLDTYGPITTAAPAGSTYSSRFVISEVSRSYEDWLPAVNLALDITPQLIARFSAARVMSRPSYGQLIPAGSANLVIQTASFSNPFLDPIRANTIDAALEWYFSPGSLISVGYFYKNIETYIQALPQLVPFQDIGLPLSLLSGTQLRPTDLFSVQRNVNTPGGPLRGFEVNVQLPFRFLPGALSNFGALGNFTRVRSNITYLLGNGRTRVAPLVGLSGETASGTLYYEDSKFSIRSTLNYRSSFLTAVPSGSIDADSSSNASSIFVDASASYNLTENIKLIAEVSNITNETNRLTVDTVRQDPLYTAYFGRTYALAINFQL; encoded by the coding sequence TTGACCAGTCAGCACCGCTATAAGCGCCATCTGTATGTCTCGATCAGCCTGATGAGCATGGTCGCCGCCGCGCCGCTCGCCGCGCAGACGACCGCCGGCCAGGCGCCCTCACCCACCGCAGCCAGCGCCGATCAGGACCTGCCCGAGGGCCAAGTCGCCGACATCGTCGTCACCGGGTTCCGCGCCGCGCTGAACAACGCGCTCAATCAAAAGCGCAACGAAACCGCGGCGATCGACAGCATCGTCGCCGAGGATATCGGCAAATTCCCCGATTCCAACCTCGCCGAATCGATGCAGCGCATTCCGGGCGTCGCCTTGTCGCGCGGTGACGGCGGCGAGGGGCGCAACATCTCGGTGCGTGGGCTTGGCGCGCAATTCACGCGTGTCCGCATCAACGGCATGGAAGGCGTGTCGCAGGTCAGCGGCAGCGATATCCGCGGCGGCGTCGCGACCGGGCGGTCGTTCGACTTCGTCACCTTCCCGACCGAAATCTTCTCCGCGCTGTCGGTCCGCAAGACGATGTCCGCCGATGTCGAGGAAGGCTCGCTGGGCGCGACCGTCGACCTGCGCGCGCCGCGGCCATTCGACCAGAAGAAGGATTTCGTCCTCTCCGGCACCGCGCGCGGGATCTACAACGATATCAGGAAAGACGTCGACCCGCGCCTTTCCGCGATCGTGTCGAAGAAGTTCGGCGACACGTTCGGCATCCTCGGCAGCATCGCCTATTCGAAGCGGCACATCGACGAATATGCTTATTCGGCGGTCGATGTCGTGCCGACCTATGTCTACGGCCAGGCGGCGCCGACCGGCGCGGCGAACGCCGGGGTGATCTTCCCGTTCTGCACGCCGGTCGGCTACAGCTACCGCGGGCTCGCCACCAACAGTCCGGTGCCCGGCTATACGCAGCCCAACGGCGTGCCGATCGGTGCCGACGCCAACAATTGCAGCACCAACAACCCGCGCACCAGCACCGCCGCGGCGTACGACTACATCATGAGCCGCACCGGCGTTAGCGGGCGGCCGGGCGGTGGGGTCTACCTGCCGCGCCTCCCCCGCCCCGTGAAGAGCAGCCAGGACCAGCAACGTCTCGCCGGGACGCTGACCCTGCAATGGAAGCCGAGCGATAACACCGACATCTCGCTCGACGGCCTCTACTCGCGCTTCAAGGTCAATCGCCTCGACGCCTATTTCGATGCCCGCTCGTTCGGCCGCGCGATCTCGAACAATGGTCAGCCGCTGACGTCGGTGCGCGAGATCGAGGTCGACGACAACGGTTCGCTGATCCACGGCCTGTTCGACGGCGTCGACCTGCGATCGGAGATGCAGGAGGAGCGCTTCACGTCCGAATACCGGCAGGCGAACCTCAACTTCGACCATCGGTTCTCCGATACGGTCCGGCTGTTCGGCCTCGTCGGCATCAACGAGTCGCGGCTCGACGTGAACCGGCTTCAGGTCGCGATCGACTCGAACGACACACGCAACTGGTCGATCGACTTCCGCGACAATCCCGACATCCCGAAGATCGAATACGGGATCGACACCACCAACCCCGCGCTGTTCCGTTACGGCCCGCCGCTCACCAACGGCGACCAGCAGGGCCAGCTGTCCAACTTCATCCGCCGCAACGTCATCCTCAGCAAGACGTTCGAGCTGAACGGCGAGTGGGAGGCGGCACAGGGCTTTACCGTCGTGGCGGGCGGCCAGTACCGCACCAACAAATATACGGCGCGCGAACGCCAGCTCGGCACCACCACGCCGCTGACCCTGCCGACCGGCGTCTCGATCGCCGACTTCACCTACACCACATCGGGTATCGGCAAGAACCTCGACGGACAGTTGCAGGACTTCGTCTCCGTCGACCCGACCAAGTTCCGCAACGCCGTCGGGCTCGACAATTACGCCTATTGCAGCATCGAGTGCGCGCGCGGCACGTACGGCGGCGTCGACGAGAAATACAAGTCGGGCTATCTGATGGTCCGCTTCGACACCAAGGATGTGCTGCCCTTCGGGCTGCGCGGCGACGCGGGCGTCCGCTACGTCCACACCGATCTCGACACCTACGGCCCGATCACCACCGCCGCGCCGGCCGGATCGACCTATTCGTCGCGGTTCGTGATCTCGGAAGTGAGCCGGTCGTACGAGGATTGGTTGCCCGCGGTAAACCTCGCCCTCGACATCACGCCGCAACTGATCGCACGCTTCTCGGCCGCACGCGTGATGTCGCGACCGTCTTATGGTCAGCTCATTCCGGCAGGCTCGGCGAACCTCGTCATCCAGACCGCCTCGTTCAGCAACCCGTTCCTCGACCCGATCCGTGCCAACACGATCGACGCCGCGCTCGAATGGTATTTCTCGCCCGGCTCGCTGATTTCGGTCGGCTATTTCTACAAGAACATCGAAACCTACATCCAGGCGCTGCCGCAGCTGGTGCCGTTCCAGGATATCGGCCTCCCGCTGTCGCTGCTGTCGGGTACCCAATTGCGCCCGACCGATTTGTTCAGCGTGCAGCGTAACGTCAACACGCCGGGCGGGCCGCTGCGCGGGTTCGAGGTCAACGTCCAGTTGCCGTTCCGCTTCCTGCCCGGCGCGCTCAGCAACTTCGGCGCGCTCGGCAACTTCACGCGCGTCCGCTCGAACATCACCTATCTGCTCGGCAATGGCCGAACCCGCGTCGCGCCGCTGGTCGGACTGTCGGGCGAAACCGCGAGCGGCACGCTCTATTACGAAGACAGCAAGTTCAGCATCCGCTCGACGCTCAACTATCGTTCCTCGTTCCTGACGGCCGTGCCCAGCGGCTCGATCGACGCGGATTCCTCCTCGAATGCCAGCTCGATCTTCGTCGACGCCTCGGCCTCGTACAATCTTACCGAAAACATCAAGCTGATCGCGGAGGTTTCGAACATCACCAACGAAACCAATCGGCTTACCGTCGATACCGTCCGACAGGATCCGCTCTACACGGCCTATTTCGGGCGTACCTACGCGCTCGCGATCAACTTCCAGCTCTGA
- a CDS encoding DUF1080 domain-containing protein translates to MKVRTIAAAALLATTLSTAGTARPPQARQQNAPWRDVTPRAGLAGWHKVGGNATYDVAGGELVGRAEPGKTNSWLVSDAQYGDFIIEFDAKTDPALNSGMMIRGQSRPDYRNGVVFGYQAEIDPSKRAWSGGLYDEQRRQWLYTLGRNEAARKTFRSGDWNHYRVEAIGNRLRTWINGVPAADVVDDMDARGFIAFQVHAIPDADAARHPEARFRNVRMITDRPARFALPETGLEQQGWLSNRLSDGERRAGWKLLWDGRTSTGWKAAKTNGFPTKGWAIGNGLLTVEGANGAESTNGGDIITTRDYKDFELSVDFRLTEGANSGVKYFVDPDLSKGEGSAIGLEYQLLDDARHPDAKRGRDGNRTIGSLYDLIAARNLSDPSSPGKRVNPPGEWNRAVIVSRGRHVEHWLNGFKVVEYERGSPAFRALVAQSKYAKWPSFGERAQGPILLQDHGDRVDFRSIKIREY, encoded by the coding sequence ATGAAGGTCCGTACAATCGCAGCGGCGGCACTGCTCGCCACGACGCTCTCGACCGCGGGAACGGCGCGGCCGCCGCAAGCGCGTCAGCAGAATGCACCGTGGCGCGACGTGACGCCGCGCGCCGGGCTGGCCGGCTGGCACAAGGTCGGCGGGAATGCGACGTACGATGTTGCGGGCGGCGAGCTGGTCGGGCGCGCCGAGCCGGGCAAGACCAACAGCTGGCTGGTGTCGGACGCGCAATATGGCGACTTCATCATCGAGTTCGATGCGAAGACCGATCCCGCGCTCAACTCCGGCATGATGATCCGCGGGCAGAGCCGCCCGGATTATCGCAATGGTGTCGTCTTCGGCTACCAGGCCGAGATCGATCCATCGAAGCGTGCGTGGAGCGGTGGGCTGTATGACGAGCAGCGCCGGCAGTGGCTCTATACGCTCGGTCGCAACGAGGCGGCGAGGAAGACCTTCCGCTCGGGCGACTGGAACCACTATCGTGTCGAGGCGATCGGCAACCGGCTGCGCACCTGGATCAACGGCGTGCCGGCGGCGGATGTCGTCGACGACATGGACGCGCGCGGCTTCATCGCCTTTCAGGTCCATGCCATTCCCGATGCCGACGCCGCCCGGCATCCCGAGGCGCGCTTCCGCAACGTCCGCATGATTACCGATCGCCCCGCACGCTTCGCCCTGCCCGAAACCGGACTGGAGCAGCAGGGTTGGCTGTCGAACCGCCTATCGGATGGCGAGCGACGCGCGGGCTGGAAGCTGTTGTGGGACGGCCGTACCAGCACCGGGTGGAAGGCCGCGAAGACGAACGGCTTCCCGACGAAGGGCTGGGCGATCGGCAACGGCCTGTTGACCGTCGAAGGCGCCAACGGCGCGGAATCGACCAATGGCGGCGACATCATCACGACGCGCGACTACAAGGACTTCGAGTTGTCGGTGGACTTCCGCCTGACCGAAGGCGCGAACAGCGGCGTGAAATATTTCGTCGACCCGGACCTGTCGAAGGGGGAGGGGTCCGCGATCGGACTGGAATATCAATTGCTGGACGACGCGCGCCACCCCGATGCGAAGCGCGGGCGCGACGGCAACCGCACGATCGGCTCGCTCTACGACCTGATCGCCGCGCGCAACCTGTCCGATCCGAGCAGCCCCGGCAAGCGGGTCAATCCGCCGGGCGAGTGGAACCGTGCGGTGATCGTCTCGCGCGGGCGACATGTCGAACACTGGCTCAACGGCTTCAAGGTGGTCGAATATGAGCGCGGCTCGCCCGCGTTCCGCGCGCTGGTGGCGCAGAGCAAATACGCCAAATGGCCGTCGTTCGGCGAACGGGCGCAAGGCCCGATCCTGTTGCAGGACCATGGCGATCGGGTCGACTTCCGATCGATCAAGATCCGCGAATATTGA
- a CDS encoding Gfo/Idh/MocA family oxidoreductase, which yields MIDRRTMLTGAGAALGVAISARSYAQIKGANDRLRVAVVGVNGRGQAHMSAFSKQPNVTITHLVDVDSDVLAKRAAAFAAKGNSAVKTEGDYRRLLDRKAVDVITVATPDHWHAKLAIDAMDAGRHCYLEKPIGIAPAEGEALVAMQKRTGRALQVGNQQRSSPETQQLGALIRAGELGDIYEAQTWYANNRGSIGKGNVVAPPANLNWDLWQGPRPRGDYRSNLVHYNWHWFWKYGTGEICNNAMHELDVARWLMGLTYPKTVAARGAKRFHAGDDWEMYDSLALDLTYDDNRVIRWKGESCNGQQMYGRGRGVLLLGTKGSAIVDRNGFELYDLAGKQTRQVKAAATSETTGTVGEGVLDVYHARNFVDVIRGKANALASPIAEGHISTTLCHLGNIAYRTNSVLTIDPATGKPGNAEAMKLWAVDYQPGWEVRA from the coding sequence ATGATCGATCGTCGCACGATGTTGACCGGGGCTGGCGCGGCGCTGGGAGTCGCGATCAGCGCGCGAAGCTATGCCCAGATCAAGGGCGCCAACGACCGGCTGCGCGTTGCGGTGGTCGGCGTCAACGGCCGCGGACAGGCGCATATGAGCGCCTTCAGCAAGCAGCCGAACGTCACGATCACGCACCTCGTGGACGTGGACTCGGACGTGCTCGCCAAGCGCGCCGCCGCCTTTGCAGCCAAGGGCAATAGCGCGGTGAAGACCGAGGGCGACTATCGCCGGTTGCTCGATCGCAAGGCCGTCGACGTCATCACGGTCGCGACTCCGGATCACTGGCACGCCAAGCTGGCGATCGACGCGATGGATGCGGGGCGGCATTGCTATCTGGAAAAGCCGATCGGGATCGCGCCCGCCGAGGGTGAGGCACTGGTCGCGATGCAGAAGCGGACCGGACGTGCGTTGCAGGTCGGCAACCAGCAGCGCTCGAGCCCGGAAACGCAGCAGCTCGGCGCGTTGATCCGCGCCGGTGAGCTGGGCGACATCTACGAGGCGCAAACCTGGTACGCCAATAATCGCGGCTCGATCGGAAAAGGCAACGTCGTCGCGCCGCCGGCCAACCTCAACTGGGATTTGTGGCAGGGGCCGCGCCCGCGCGGCGACTATCGCTCGAACCTCGTCCACTACAACTGGCACTGGTTCTGGAAGTACGGCACCGGCGAGATCTGCAACAACGCGATGCACGAGCTGGATGTCGCGCGCTGGCTGATGGGGCTGACCTATCCGAAGACGGTCGCCGCCCGCGGCGCGAAGCGCTTCCACGCCGGTGATGATTGGGAGATGTACGACTCGCTCGCGCTCGACCTCACCTATGACGATAATCGCGTGATCCGCTGGAAGGGCGAAAGCTGCAACGGACAGCAGATGTACGGCCGTGGGCGCGGGGTGCTATTGCTCGGCACCAAGGGATCGGCGATCGTCGATCGCAACGGCTTCGAACTCTATGATCTGGCCGGCAAGCAGACCCGTCAGGTCAAGGCGGCGGCGACGTCGGAGACGACCGGGACGGTCGGGGAGGGCGTGCTCGACGTCTATCACGCGCGCAACTTCGTCGACGTGATCCGCGGCAAGGCCAATGCCCTGGCGTCGCCGATCGCGGAGGGGCACATCAGCACCACGCTCTGCCACCTCGGCAATATCGCCTATCGCACCAATAGCGTGCTGACGATCGACCCGGCGACCGGCAAGCCCGGCAACGCCGAGGCGATGAAATTGTGGGCGGTCGACTATCAGCCGGGCTGGGAGGTGAGGGCCTGA